The Armatimonadia bacterium region CACTACCTCAACCAGCTCACCGAGCTCCTGACCCAGTACGGGCCGATCTGCGAGGTCTGGTTCGACGGCGCCTGTGGTGAGGGCCCGAACGGTCGACGCCAGGAGTACGACTGGCAGGCCTTCTGGGGCACTGTCCGCAAGCACCAGCCCGAGGCCGTGATCTTCGGCGATGGCGGGACGGACTTGCGCTGGATCGGCAACGAACAGGGCTTCGCCGGCGACCCTTGCTGGTCCACCGTCGATCCGAGCATCGTGCCCTACCCCGGCGCGGGAGGAACCGACGCTGCCCGCCATAGCTTGCACCACGGCGACGAGGGCGGCTCCGTCTGGCGTCCCGGCGAGACCGATGTCTCGATTCGCCCCGGTTGGTTCTGGCATGCCGCCGAGAACGACAAGGTCCGCTCGGTGGACAACCTCGTCGAGCTGTACTTCCAGTCCGTCGGGCGCAACAGCCTGCTTCTCCTCAACCTGCCACCAGACCGGCGCGGGCTGTTCCATGAGGTTGACGTTGAGCATCTCGCAGGCTTCCGCCAGGCGCTGGACGGCCTCTTCGCGATCGACCTCGCCGCAGGCAAGCCCGCAACCGCGAGCAACACCCGTGGCAGTTGTGCCGACTTCGGCCCCGCGAAGGCCCTCGACGGCAACCCAGAGACCTTCTGGGCCACCGACGACAGCGTAACCGAGTCCTGGCTGGAGGTCGACCTCGGCGCACCAACCACCTTCGGGATCGTCGACCTGCAGGAGGCCATCGCCCTCGGGCAGCGCGTACAGTCCTACCGGATCGAGCGCTGGGACGGCCAGGCCTGGCAGACCGTCGTCACCGGCAACACCATCGGGCACCGCAAGCTTGAC contains the following coding sequences:
- a CDS encoding alpha-L-fucosidase, with the translated sequence MTTQPPSPLLPIPTKQQLAWQRQELVMFVHFTVNTFTDREWGEGTEDPRIFNPTALDTRQWIAAAKSAGFKSVILTAKHHDGFCLWPSRYTEHSVKNSPWRDGKGDLVREFVDACHEAGLKPGLYLSPWDRHEPTYGDSPRYNEHYLNQLTELLTQYGPICEVWFDGACGEGPNGRRQEYDWQAFWGTVRKHQPEAVIFGDGGTDLRWIGNEQGFAGDPCWSTVDPSIVPYPGAGGTDAARHSLHHGDEGGSVWRPGETDVSIRPGWFWHAAENDKVRSVDNLVELYFQSVGRNSLLLLNLPPDRRGLFHEVDVEHLAGFRQALDGLFAIDLAAGKPATASNTRGSCADFGPAKALDGNPETFWATDDSVTESWLEVDLGAPTTFGIVDLQEAIALGQRVQSYRIERWDGQAWQTVVTGNTIGHRKLDRVEPVTTQRVRLVITGARACPTISHFGLYRGND